One Novipirellula galeiformis DNA segment encodes these proteins:
- a CDS encoding ECF-type sigma factor, giving the protein MSEVTQILHRIEQGDAAASELLPLVYAELRRLAGHKLKSEAAGQTLQPTALVHEAYMRLVGYEDVQRWDSRGHFFAAAAEAMRRILIENVRRRRSLKRGGDRARFEIAEDDAIVDTINLDELLDLDAALEKLGDSEPELAKLVKLRYFAGLSVEESAEVLGVSSRTVKRNWAFARAWLGRELNSEAES; this is encoded by the coding sequence GTGTCGGAAGTCACCCAAATACTCCATCGGATTGAACAGGGCGACGCGGCGGCGAGCGAATTGTTGCCGCTGGTTTACGCTGAATTACGCCGCTTGGCGGGGCACAAACTAAAGAGTGAGGCCGCCGGCCAGACACTGCAACCGACCGCGCTGGTCCACGAAGCCTACATGCGGTTGGTCGGCTACGAGGACGTGCAACGCTGGGACAGCCGCGGCCATTTCTTTGCCGCAGCCGCCGAGGCGATGCGGCGAATTCTGATCGAAAATGTGCGTCGCCGGCGAAGTCTGAAACGGGGGGGAGATCGTGCACGGTTCGAGATCGCCGAGGACGATGCGATTGTCGATACCATCAATCTCGACGAGTTGCTCGATTTGGATGCGGCACTCGAAAAGCTCGGTGACAGCGAACCGGAGCTCGCGAAGCTCGTGAAACTGCGATATTTCGCTGGCTTGAGTGTCGAAGAGTCTGCCGAAGTGCTGGGGGTTTCGTCTCGGACCGTCAAGCGAAATTGGGCCTTTGCCCGGGCCTGGTTGGGCCGCGAGCTGAATTCGGAAGCAGAATCCTGA
- a CDS encoding protein kinase domain-containing protein gives MATESEKSIFFNALDIESPRDRSAYVEQACRGNEHLFNAVCALLRENDRAENPVDRPLAPPFLPSLTMDQSSEVSDSRFAPGTMVGPYRLMEQIGEGGFGLVFVADQQKPVRRRVALKIIKPGMETREVIARFEAERQALAMMDHENIARVFDAGVTDDGQPYFVMELVRGVPLNEFSDNHRLDTRARLELFLSICNAVQHAHQKGIIHRDLKPSNVLVTLQDGRPIAKVIDFGIVKAIGQTLTDKTIYTRLSSMIGTPAYMSPEQAEMSNVDVDTRSDIYSLGVMLYELLTGSTPFTRDRLNSVGFDELRRIIREEEPPRPSARFSTLGDKIATTISANRRLEPAKLVSLMQGDLDWIVMKALDKDRGRRYPSANAMGEDVSRFLLGKPVEARPPSTLYRFTKFARRNKVVLATVSLVAAALIVGTVISVWQATIAYDALQQAQQAESAANDSRQELKEFTDRLQQANALLTSGRAFVEAGNLGAAHNAYTQATEVQPRYFHVWMERGLLYAKLGLWNRAAVDFSKAIELGCPVDRAEFMGVAQLFFFLRNEATYRLLSKSLADSNGGYLITKLGGLLVEPLEQGLAKQLASEAEQMLVDRRLNLPVARNRLSRAPRGAKLYLAGWAHLQAADLEQAIERLEQSNSEDPYWPGRGIGDPLLAIAYHQAGRDEEAIRALERSSGSLSDWLDQSLTRQQGAPPIPWFDWVQFLISHQQASILVTGETPPTDPRLAEMEALAVAAIQ, from the coding sequence ATGGCTACCGAATCAGAGAAATCGATCTTCTTCAACGCGCTGGACATTGAGTCCCCGCGCGATCGTTCGGCCTATGTGGAACAAGCCTGTCGCGGCAATGAGCATCTTTTTAACGCCGTTTGTGCACTGCTCCGTGAAAACGATCGAGCAGAGAATCCGGTCGATCGGCCGCTGGCGCCCCCCTTTCTGCCGTCGCTGACGATGGATCAGTCAAGTGAGGTGAGCGATTCCCGGTTCGCACCGGGCACGATGGTCGGCCCCTACAGGTTGATGGAGCAAATTGGCGAAGGAGGGTTCGGGCTGGTCTTCGTCGCCGACCAACAGAAACCGGTTCGTCGCCGGGTCGCGCTCAAGATCATCAAACCGGGGATGGAAACTCGCGAGGTGATCGCTCGGTTCGAAGCCGAACGTCAAGCGCTCGCCATGATGGACCACGAAAACATCGCTCGCGTTTTCGACGCTGGGGTGACCGACGATGGCCAACCCTACTTTGTGATGGAACTGGTTCGTGGCGTTCCGCTAAACGAGTTCTCCGATAACCATCGACTCGACACGCGTGCACGGCTGGAATTGTTTCTGTCGATCTGCAATGCGGTTCAGCACGCGCATCAAAAAGGGATCATCCACCGCGATCTGAAACCATCCAATGTGCTGGTGACGCTACAAGACGGTCGGCCGATCGCCAAAGTGATCGACTTCGGCATCGTAAAAGCCATCGGCCAAACTTTGACCGATAAGACAATCTACACGCGTCTGTCCTCGATGATCGGCACTCCGGCTTACATGAGCCCCGAGCAAGCGGAAATGAGCAACGTTGATGTCGACACTCGCAGCGACATCTATTCGCTTGGGGTGATGCTTTACGAATTGTTGACCGGTTCGACGCCGTTCACTCGTGATCGCCTTAACAGTGTCGGCTTCGACGAGCTTCGCCGGATCATCCGCGAAGAGGAACCGCCACGCCCAAGCGCTCGATTTAGCACCTTGGGCGACAAAATTGCAACGACCATTTCAGCCAATCGTCGACTCGAGCCAGCGAAGCTCGTGTCGCTGATGCAGGGCGATTTGGATTGGATCGTGATGAAGGCGCTCGACAAAGATCGCGGTCGACGTTATCCGAGTGCCAATGCAATGGGCGAAGACGTGTCACGTTTTTTGCTCGGCAAGCCGGTCGAAGCCCGTCCCCCCTCGACCCTGTATCGGTTCACCAAGTTCGCGCGACGAAACAAAGTGGTGTTGGCAACCGTTTCGCTGGTCGCAGCCGCGTTGATCGTTGGAACCGTCATTAGCGTGTGGCAGGCAACCATCGCCTACGACGCGCTACAGCAGGCACAGCAAGCCGAATCAGCAGCGAATGATTCGCGGCAAGAGCTAAAGGAATTTACCGATCGGCTTCAGCAGGCCAACGCACTGTTGACTTCAGGCCGAGCGTTTGTCGAAGCAGGCAACCTAGGTGCAGCGCACAACGCGTACACTCAAGCGACCGAGGTTCAACCGAGGTACTTCCATGTCTGGATGGAACGAGGGCTGCTTTATGCAAAGTTGGGCTTATGGAATCGAGCCGCAGTCGATTTTAGCAAGGCGATCGAATTGGGGTGTCCCGTCGATCGTGCCGAGTTTATGGGGGTCGCGCAGCTGTTTTTCTTCCTGCGTAATGAGGCAACGTACCGGCTGCTTTCCAAATCGCTGGCCGATTCCAATGGCGGTTATCTGATCACCAAGCTGGGAGGGCTGCTGGTTGAACCTCTCGAGCAAGGTCTCGCGAAACAGCTCGCTTCCGAAGCGGAGCAAATGCTGGTCGACCGACGTTTGAACCTTCCCGTTGCACGGAATCGACTCTCACGTGCGCCGCGGGGTGCGAAGCTGTACCTCGCCGGTTGGGCGCACCTGCAAGCAGCGGATTTGGAGCAAGCGATTGAGCGTCTAGAGCAGTCAAATAGCGAGGACCCGTATTGGCCAGGCCGTGGTATCGGCGATCCGCTGCTGGCGATTGCCTATCATCAGGCCGGACGCGATGAAGAGGC
- a CDS encoding DMT family transporter: MKPWIILLVAGLLETGWAVGLKYTDAFTRFWPSVGTGVALVASMVLLAIAVRELPIGTAYPVWVGIGAVGAAAYGMLFLSEPVSSSRIFFLALLLVAIVGLKLTSVTS; this comes from the coding sequence ATGAAACCGTGGATTATCTTGTTGGTCGCTGGGTTGTTGGAAACCGGATGGGCTGTTGGCTTGAAATATACCGACGCCTTCACACGGTTTTGGCCCAGTGTGGGGACCGGCGTGGCGCTCGTCGCCAGCATGGTTCTGCTTGCGATTGCCGTGCGCGAACTTCCCATTGGTACGGCCTATCCCGTCTGGGTCGGCATCGGGGCCGTCGGAGCTGCGGCCTATGGCATGCTCTTTCTGAGCGAGCCTGTCTCGTCGTCTCGCATTTTCTTTCTCGCCTTGTTGCTCGTCGCCATTGTTGGTTTGAAGCTGACCTCCGTCACGAGTTAA